The genomic segment CAAAAATCGCTTCTGCTGAGGCAGCAGCTCATCGGATTATTGAGCAGGCCCGGCGTGATGCGGAAGCATTAAAGAAAGAAACTCTCCTTGAAGCTAAGGATAAGATTCATACGCTGAGGTCTCAGACAGAAAATGAAGCCCGGGATAGAAGAAATGAACTTCAAAAACAGGAAAATCGCCTGGTTCAAAAAGAGGATCTGCTCGATCGCAAAAGCGAATCTCTTGATAAAAAAGAAGGTTCATTAGAAAAAAGGGAGGAAGCACTTAGCAAGAAACACCGACAAATTGAAGAGATGGAAGGCAAAGTGGAGGAAACACTGCACAAGCAGCAGGATGAACTTGAGAGAATTTCCGGCCTGACGAATGATGAAGCAAAAGAATTGATCCTTAATCAGGTCAGACAAGAGTCATCACATGATGCGGCACAGATTGCCAGAGATATTGAAATGAAAGCGAAGGAAGATGCGGAGAAGAAAGCAAAAAGCATTTTATCCCTTGCCATTCAACGTTGTGCCGCTGATCACGTCACAGAGACAACTGTTTCCGTAGTCAATCTTCCAAATGACGAGATGAAAGGCAGGATCATCGGGCGTGAAGGACGTAACATTCGTACCCTTGAGACGCTGACAGGTATCGATCTGATTATCGATGATACACCTGAAGCAGTCATCCTGTCGGGGTTTGACCCGATCCGTCGTGAAGTGGCCAGAATTGCTCTTGAAAAGCTGGTTCAGGATGGTCGAATTCACCCGGCCCGCATTGAGGAAATGGTGGAGAAGTCACGCCATGAAGTAGACGAAAAAATACGTGATTATGGCGAACAGACCACCTTCGAAGTCGGAATTCACGGCCTGCATCCGGATCTGATCAAGATCCTGGGACGTTTGCATTTCCGTACCAGTTACGGCCAGAATGTGTTGCAGCATTCCGTTGAAGTTGCCTTTTTAACCGGGATGATGGCTGCGGAGCTTGGAGAGGATGAAATGCTGGCCAGACGGGCAGGACTGCTCCATGATATTGGTAAAGCCATTGATCATGAAGTTGAGGGCAGTCATGTTGAAATCGGTGTGGAACTGGCAACCAAGTATAAAGAACATCCTGTTGTGATCAACAGTATTGCATCACATCACGGAGATACGGAGGCTACTTCTGTCATATCTGTTCTGGTTGCGGCGGCTGATGCACTGTCTGCTGCACGGCCGGGCGCACGGCGCGAAACGCTTGAGAATTACATTCACCGTCTCGAAAAACTTGAAGAAATCTCTGAGTCGTTCGAAGGCG from the Sporolactobacillus sp. Y61 genome contains:
- the rny gene encoding ribonuclease Y, with the translated sequence MMTIITIISIALISVVCLFVGYFYRKKIAEAKIASAEAAAHRIIEQARRDAEALKKETLLEAKDKIHTLRSQTENEARDRRNELQKQENRLVQKEDLLDRKSESLDKKEGSLEKREEALSKKHRQIEEMEGKVEETLHKQQDELERISGLTNDEAKELILNQVRQESSHDAAQIARDIEMKAKEDAEKKAKSILSLAIQRCAADHVTETTVSVVNLPNDEMKGRIIGREGRNIRTLETLTGIDLIIDDTPEAVILSGFDPIRREVARIALEKLVQDGRIHPARIEEMVEKSRHEVDEKIRDYGEQTTFEVGIHGLHPDLIKILGRLHFRTSYGQNVLQHSVEVAFLTGMMAAELGEDEMLARRAGLLHDIGKAIDHEVEGSHVEIGVELATKYKEHPVVINSIASHHGDTEATSVISVLVAAADALSAARPGARRETLENYIHRLEKLEEISESFEGVEKSYAIQAGREIRIIVQPDIIDDAKSYQLAHDITKKIESDLDYPGNIKVTVIRETRAVEYAK